The Mixta hanseatica genome includes a region encoding these proteins:
- the gloB gene encoding hydroxyacylglutathione hydrolase, translated as MNLNSIPAFQDNYIWTLNDSQGQCLIVDPGEAAPVLAAIEQNQWMPVAILLTHHHQDHVGGVKELLTKWPDLVVYGPQETQDKGATQIVYEGDTLPVLGCEFRVIFTPGHTLGHISYYSAPYLFCGDTMFSGGCGRLFEGTPEQMYESFQKLAEFPDDTLVCCAHEYTLSNLKFANATLPQDMEIKRYYQEIKELRAKNSSSLPTKLGHERQINLFLRTQDADLQSALGFNVPPSHAWDIFALLRQKKDDF; from the coding sequence ATGAATCTTAACAGTATCCCAGCATTTCAGGATAACTACATCTGGACATTAAACGATAGCCAGGGTCAATGCCTGATTGTCGATCCGGGCGAAGCGGCGCCGGTGCTGGCCGCCATTGAGCAAAATCAGTGGATGCCGGTAGCGATTTTGCTCACCCATCACCATCAAGACCATGTTGGCGGCGTAAAAGAACTGTTAACGAAATGGCCAGATCTTGTGGTTTATGGCCCGCAGGAGACACAAGATAAAGGCGCGACGCAAATCGTTTATGAAGGCGATACCCTGCCTGTTTTGGGCTGCGAATTTAGGGTAATTTTTACGCCCGGCCACACTTTGGGACATATCTCATATTACAGCGCACCTTATCTTTTCTGTGGTGACACGATGTTTTCAGGCGGTTGCGGACGTCTGTTTGAAGGCACGCCGGAACAGATGTACGAATCATTTCAAAAACTTGCTGAATTTCCCGATGATACGCTGGTTTGTTGCGCCCACGAGTACACGCTCTCTAACTTAAAATTTGCTAACGCTACGCTGCCGCAAGATATGGAAATAAAGCGCTACTATCAGGAAATTAAGGAGTTGCGGGCCAAAAATAGCAGTAGTTTGCCCACAAAATTGGGGCACGAACGGCAAATAAATTTATTTTTACGCACGCAAGACGCTGATTTACAAAGCGCCCTTGGCTTCAATGTGCCACCATCGCACGCATGGGACATTTTTGCCCTGCTACGCCAGAAGAAAGACGATTTTTGA
- a CDS encoding class I SAM-dependent methyltransferase, protein MKPAKTRQILTAPRSWRDMPWGESFRDALSQHLQPCLGKLYGFHLLKIGNLSVEIDTQACAISHQVNVGDEGQEVQVIADPMHLPFEAKSIDACLLAHTLSWSQDPHRILREVDRVLIDDGWIVLTGFNPLSLLGVGKLIPGLHRRPPWSGRMFSQMRLFDWLSLLNYEVVYRSSFQVVPWNRQGGSMMSRHVPALGCLNIMVARKRTLPLIMTPARKLAGKVKIRATVNATRQAHSLDDQDSG, encoded by the coding sequence ATGAAGCCTGCTAAAACACGTCAAATTCTGACCGCGCCGCGTTCATGGCGTGATATGCCGTGGGGAGAATCGTTCCGCGATGCGCTAAGCCAACATTTGCAGCCCTGTCTCGGCAAGCTGTATGGCTTTCATCTGTTAAAAATTGGCAACCTGAGCGTAGAGATCGATACGCAGGCCTGTGCGATTTCGCATCAGGTCAACGTAGGGGATGAAGGGCAGGAGGTGCAAGTGATTGCTGACCCGATGCATTTGCCCTTTGAAGCGAAATCGATCGACGCCTGCTTGCTGGCGCATACCTTAAGCTGGAGCCAGGACCCACACCGCATTCTGCGTGAAGTAGACCGAGTATTGATTGATGATGGCTGGATAGTGCTGACTGGTTTTAATCCGCTAAGCCTGCTGGGCGTGGGCAAGCTGATTCCAGGCCTGCATCGCCGTCCGCCGTGGAGCGGACGCATGTTCAGCCAGATGCGCCTGTTTGACTGGCTCAGCCTGCTTAACTATGAAGTGGTTTACCGCAGCAGTTTTCAGGTGGTGCCCTGGAATCGCCAGGGGGGGAGCATGATGAGCCGGCATGTACCTGCGCTGGGCTGCCTGAATATTATGGTGGCCCGCAAGCGTACGCTGCCGCTGATCATGACGCCGGCACGCAAGCTGGCCGGCAAAGTAAAAATTCGCGCGACGGTTAACGCCACGCGTCAGGCGCATTCGCTGGACGATCAGGATTCCGGCTGA
- the rnhA gene encoding ribonuclease HI translates to MVSVSRTIWRVIAVLIWLVYVRLGVLSGGSLPEMRKQVEIFTDGSCLGNPGPGGYGAILRYRQHEKTFSAGFYRTTNNRMEMMAAIVALEALTQPCEITLSTDSQYLRQGITSWIHNWKKRGWKTADKKPVKNVDLWQRLDTALSHHQINWEWVKGHAGHPENERCDELARSAAANPSFEDIGYQPES, encoded by the coding sequence GTGGTTTCTGTATCGAGAACGATCTGGCGTGTAATTGCTGTGCTCATATGGCTCGTTTATGTCAGACTTGGCGTTTTATCAGGAGGAAGTCTACCAGAGATGCGCAAACAGGTAGAAATTTTCACCGATGGCTCTTGCCTCGGTAACCCCGGCCCTGGCGGCTATGGCGCTATTTTACGCTATCGCCAGCATGAAAAAACCTTTAGCGCCGGTTTTTATCGTACCACCAATAATCGCATGGAAATGATGGCGGCAATCGTCGCGCTGGAAGCGCTGACTCAGCCCTGTGAAATTACCCTCAGCACCGATAGCCAGTATCTGCGTCAGGGAATTACCAGCTGGATCCACAACTGGAAAAAGCGCGGCTGGAAAACCGCGGATAAAAAACCGGTGAAAAATGTCGATTTATGGCAGCGGCTCGATACCGCGCTTAGCCATCATCAGATTAACTGGGAATGGGTTAAAGGGCACGCCGGCCACCCGGAGAATGAACGCTGCGATGAACTGGCGCGCTCTGCCGCCGCCAATCCATCATTTGAAGATATCGGCTATCAGCCGGAATCCTGA